Within the Burkholderia mayonis genome, the region TTCGAATAGACGCGGTGCGTGCCCGGCGTGTGCGCGGGCCGCCAGTTCTTCAGATAGTCGAGCAGCTCGGCCGTGTTCGTGATCCGGTCGGGCACGAAGAGCGGCAGGCCGGACGTCTGCGTGCCCATGTTCAGCAGGCTGATGCGATCGAAGCTGCTGCCCTGCAGCGCCGGCAGGTAGCGGCTCACGCTGTCGGCGAACGACAGTTCGCCGCCTTGCTGCGCGTACGCGGCAAGCGTCGCGGTGAATGTCTTGCTGAGCGAGCCGATCTCGAACAGCGTCCGGTCGGTGACGGGCTGCCGCGTCGCTTTCGACGCAACGCCATAGTTGTAGAAGTAATGCCGGCCGTCGACGGTCACTGCAATTGCGAGCCCCGGAATGCCGTACTTGTCCTGCAGCGGCCGCGCGACGGCGTCGACGATGCGTTCGACGTCGGCCGGCTCGACGCCTCGAGCGGCGTGTGCAACGGATGCGATGCAGCAGCTCAGCGCGAGCCACATCTTGATGACGAACTGCGTACTCTCGAGCATGGCGAATCGGGAAAATCGGGGGGTTCGGAATTGGACCGTGGGCGCTTTCGCGCCGCGAGCGAGATGATGCGTCGCGCGCGGCATCCGCGCAACGATGGAAGGCTTGCGCTCGCGACGCCGATCGATCGCCAAAAGCGCGGTCCAGGCTTCGGATATCGGTCGGGAATTATTACAAACGGAATGCAAGTCGGCAAGCGTCGATCGTGCGACGACGCCCGGCCTGGAAAAACACGCGAATCGACTGGATCGACGCAATGAGGCGCGATGCAACCGGTCGCGCGCATGAAGCGAGCTTGCCGATCGACGATGCGGCGAGCGCTTCGTTACGTCACGCACGCCGCCGTGCAAGCAATCGCCGCACGGCGGCGAACGACGCGCCTAAAGCAGAAACCGGATCGGCACGATGTCGATCCGGTTTCTCGCGAGCGCCGCGCCGTGTGGCATCTACATTGTAACGGTCGGTAATAGACAGGAAAACTAAGGATGCGGAGTGACCCGACGATGACAGAGCAAAAAAACGTGCGATATGCGGAGCGGCAGAGAGGCGGCGTCGACGAGCCCGAGGTCATTCCGGAAGCTGCAACGCGCACTTGGCAAGCGACAGGATTTTCACGGCGATCGCGGTCGAGCGGCCATTGCGTCACGCAAGCCAAGTCTCGCTTGCAGGCGTCGTTCGAAAGCGCCGCACGCGTCGAAGCCGAATGCGGCGGCATGCGCCGCGTTGTGCGACTGCGGTCGCGGCGGTCCGCTTCCGTGACGGGGACATTGGACTTCACGGCGGCCGATCGCCGCGTGTCCCCCGGCCCGACTCAGACGAACCGGGCGGCCAATGATAAACGTCGCCCGGCACGCGAGCCGGCGGCCGTCACGCCGGCTGCGTCGGCGCCGCCGAAGTTTGCTGCGTGCGCGACACTTTGCGTGCCAGCAGCGCGATGACGAGCAACGTGACGACATAAGCGGCGATCTGAACACCCGCCGGTCGCGCGGTGTAGCCGATGAGCGTATGCAGCATCTTGCCGACGACGCTCGATTCCTTCAGCAGCCAGGACGTATCCCAGACGGCATCGCCCCACGACGGCAGCCAGCCGGCCGACACGAGAAATCCGACGCCCTGACTCGCCATGCCGGCGGCGAGCAGGACGATCAGCGCATTGGTCACGGAAAAGAGGCGCTTCAACGGGATTTGCAGCAGCCCCGCGTACATGCCGACGCCCAGCCCGACGCCGCCGAGCACGCCAAGCACGCCGCCGACGATCATCTGCGGCGTCTGTCCGGGATCGCCCGCCGCGATGCCGTACAGGAACAGTACGGCTTCCGAACCTTCGCGCAGCACCGCGACGCCGACGACGACCGCGAGCCCCGTCAGCGGCCGGCTGCCCGCCGCGACGGCCATACCGACCGACGACAACTGCTGCGCCATCTCGCGGCCATGCTTGCCCATCCAGATGCTGTGCCACGCAAGCATGACGACCGCGACGAACATCACGCCCGCATTGAACACCTCCTGCCCCATGCCCGACGCCCATGCGGAGATCACGTCGGCGAACGCCGCGATGAGCGCGGCGCCGATCACGCCGCCGAGCAGGCCGCCGCTCACCCACCACCCACGCCTCGGCACGCCCTTGGTCGCCGCGAGGACGATGGACACGACCAGTGCCGCTTCGAGCACCTCCCGGAATACGATGACGGCGGTGGAGAGCATGTTGTGCAGCGCTTACTTGACGGTCAGTTTGGTTTTCGATTCGGCTTCGTGATACTCGTCGTGGAACTCGTACACGCCTGCCTTTAGCGGCCCGATGAGAACGTCGGCCTGCTTGCCCGCGGGAATCACCTTCTCCGCCTTGAAATCGTCGCTCTCGAATTCTGCGGGCGTCGTATCGAGGTTCCTGACCGTCACCTTCACTTTCTTGTCGGCAGGGATCGTGAGACCCGCGGGCGAGAATCTGTGATCCTTCAGAGTCAGGTTGTACGTGTCGTCGGCAGCGAAAGCCTGCGTCGCCGAAGCGGCGAACACGGCCAGCGCGAACGCGGAAATTGTCTGAAGCGTTTTCATGAAAATGAACGGTAGTGAGATGCGGACGATAATAGGAGCGATTCTCGTTCAGACAATTCGATATCCTTATTCTTCTTGTGGGCATAGCGCCGAACGCCGGTCGCGCATCCATCGCCTGGACGAAGGCGCGCCGGGCGACGCGACCGCGGCGCGATGCCGTCAATTAGGCAAACCACCTGTCGTTTTCGACATCGTATGAAGAAAGGGATAGGCAGGGCTCGGTCGCAATCGCTCGCATGAGGCACGAACGTCGATCGATCGACGCTAAAAGGCATGTGCATGGATGCCTGCCCACGTTCAGGCATCGTGCATGTCGATGGCCGCCGGGCTTGCGTCATCGCTTCACCGGCGGCTTTGCTTCGTTCGAATGAAACCTGTTCGGCGCAGCGTCTCCTGCGATGCAAGGCTGCCGCATCCTCAAACTGCGTGGCGCACTTCCGTTTCAGCGGCAAATTGCATACGCCACCGCTTTGATCAATGCTCGGACCGTCATGACCGCGCGAAATTCAACCGCCTGCCCGCGCGTCACGTTTGCTCCGACGGACGTCGACTCGCCTGCCGCCCATCGCTTGCGAACGGTCCGGTCGTGACCGTCCGCTGCAGCAGGCTCTTGCGCATCGACAGAATCTCGTTCAAAAGACCGGAACCGCGATACAGCAAGGAAGTTTCGTGACGCGCATACGCTCCCGCGCGCGCTGCGCTGAGCCAGTTGAACGAGCCGACGCAATAGATCTCTTCGTCGCCGATGACGATCTTGCTGTGCACCCGCCGCACGAACGTCACCGCAATTCCCGCCTCCCGAAACGCCTCTGTGTCGGCGAGCAGGCGCTCGTGCCTGCTCTCGGCCTCGGGGCCAGCATCGCCGATATTGAGCTGCGGATCCGTGTAGATCGCGACGTCGACGCCGCGATCGACCGCTTCGCACATCGCATCGAATGCGCCGACTTCCTTCGCCCGATCGAGCCGCAGCCACGGCGTCACGATCTGAATGCAAGCCTTGACGCGCGACAATGTGTCGAGCAGAAACGCATCGTGCCCCGCCGCATCGCGCAACTGAGAAACCGCCGCATCGCGCGTTTGCAGATCCGTGCGCGGACGATGCTCGAACGGCAGCGCGTTGCCGGGGCGACTAAAGAGAAACGTCGCCAGTACGCCGCGCGGCTCGCTCGGCGCGGCTGTCGTAAAGACATCCATGTCGCCGAACACGAGGAAGCTGTCCTTTGCGCGCGAGACGGCGACATTGAGCATGCTCGCGCTCCGGTCGATGAAGCGGCCGTCGTCGTGCTTCGAATAGACGGGCGAGAAGATCACGACGTGGCGTTCCGCGCCTTGCAGCGAATGCACGGTGCCGCCCGTCAGTTGACCGTCGGCCCGGCCGACTTCGATGCCGCGCTTCTCGCACGCCGCCTGGATGGCCGCGACCTGCGCGGCGAACGGCGACACGATGCCGGCGATTCGAGCGAGCGGCGCTTGATATTTCGCTTCCAGCATCGCGCGATTCGCGGCGAGCCACGCAGCGATCGTCTCGGCTTCAAGCAGATTGCGGCGGCTTCCAGTCGGCAGGCTCTCGCAGATGCCGTCGATGTGCAAGTACGCCATCGGCGGCAGGCAGTCCGGCGCCTGCGCGTCAGAGACCGGCGCCCGCCCGCGCCGCGGCAGCAGCTTGCCGCGATAGCAAAGCGTGTTGCAGAACGCAATGATCTCGTCATAGCAACGTCGATGCTCGTAGAGATAAAGCCCGCGCTCGAGCTCGGGGTCCGCGTGGAAACGGCTCGCATTCTGCGCGACGCGCATCACGCTGCCGCTCGCCGCGGCCTTTCCGGTCTCGGCGATCTTCTCGTATTGCGCCGTCTCGCTTTCTCCGCTCACCAGCCCGAGATTCGCGAGATTGCCGAAGTCGACCTGACGCGGAATCGACCAGATCGGCTCGATCTGCTGGGTGTCGCCGATGACGAGCGCCTTGCGCGCAAGCGCAAACGACGCGCCCGCAACTTCGGGCAGCACCTGCCCCGCTTCGTCGACGATCAGCAGATCGATGAAGTTGTACAGATACTCGCCGCGAAATCCGCCCTCGCCGGCGACGAACGTCCGCATATACTTCGGCAACATTGCGAACGTCGACACCATGCACGGCGTCACCATCATGCGCCGCCGAAAGCGCGGCATCAGCGTCGAAGGGCCGGGGTTGCGCTTTTCCTTCGTCTTCAGGATCGCGGGCATCCACTGCGCCATTTCGAGCAGCCAGCGGCCTTCCCAGTAATGCGTCGTCAACAGGAAGATCCGGAAGCGCAGTTGCGTATCGGCGATGAGGTCGCACTGCGCGAGCGTGAGCGCCTCACCGTCGACTTCGAGGCCTGCTTCGCGCGCGGCCGTCCGGAAGTCGCCTTGCGCGTCCGACAGCGCAAGCAGCACGGATTCGCCGCGCGCTACCGAAAGCGTCGCGGCATCGCGCGATCGGGCGTGCTCCTGAAAATACTCACCTATCGCCGCTTCGATCTCCGACATCGTCGCCCCCAGCGACTCGGGCGCAAACGAGTCGTCGCGCAACGCTTCTTTCAGGTGTTCGCGCGCCAATCGGATGCGCTTGTCCGCGACAGGCGACAACCACGAAAAGAACGCGTAAATCAGCGACTCTCGTGCCCGATAGGACTCCCATCCATCCTTGATCGTCTTCCATCGCCGCGCTTCCGCGCCTTTATCGGCTGCATCCTGGCGCCTGCGCGCCATTTCGTTCGCGGCATCGCCGCCAAGTTCGTTCGCGACCTCATCCTCCACATCGCGCAACAAACGCCAATGTCCTTCGGCGGCCGCGAGCCGTCCGGCCAGCGTCTTCAGTTCATCCTGAAGCCGCGCGACGACTGCGGCGACGGTCGGCTCCTTCATGCCGGGAAACGCCGCCCGCGCGTGAGACAGGTACTCCGCCCTCGCCCGATCGACGTATTCGGTCGTCTCGATCGCGTCGAAGAACGCGTTGGTCTGATACTTGCCGGCCGACTCCGTTTCGCGTTGCTGCGACGGCATATAAGCGCCGAAGCTCGCGACGCCGGGCAACCACCGGCCGCCCAAAGCCCCGTCTCCGTGCGAGAAGTCCTTTCCGAACGCGTCGATGATGTTGGTCACCGCCTGATTGTTGGTCGACGCCGCGCACACCACGGGCGGATCGCCGCCGTCGAGCGCCGCGCGCGCCCACAGCGACGCGACGACGGACAACAGCAGCGTCGTCTTGCCCGTGCCGGGCGGACCATTCACGGCGACGATTTCGCCGTCTTGCGCGGCAAGCACGTGATTGAGCGCCGCGCGCTGCGCGTCGACGAGCGCGAAGCGATCGCTCGAATGTCCCAGTCTGTCGGCAAACGACGCGTCGAGCGAAAGGCACGGCTCGATCTCGGCGGCGGTCTCGCGCGCGTAGGTGTCGAAGAGCGGCGACTCGGGACGTTTGTCGCGCAGATGGTCGTATAGCGGAACGATATGCTGCGTCGCGCCTTTGATGACGTTCTTCTTCAGTACGAGCGCATGATCGACGAGCATGAACTGCTGCGTGCGGAAGACGAATGCGCCGCATACCGCATCCAGCATGCGGTGCACTCCGGCGAGATAGGCAGCCCAGCGCTTCGCGAATTCGTCGAGCTGCATGCCGCTGTCGTCGATCACGTCGGAGGGAAGCATGTTCGGCGCGCCGCCTTCTTTCGTCAGGAACGTGTCGAGGTCGTCGACGGTTCCGATCGAAAAAGCGCCGGCTTCGAGCGGCTGCAGGATATCCCTGGGAACGATCGTGTCGTTTTTCGGCAGCAAGCAGCCGTCGCGCGACAACAGCGCCTGTGTGACGATCGGCGCAACCCATTCCGGCAATTGTTCAGCAATCTTGCCGTGCTCGACTTTCGCTCGGTAAAGCAACGGGCGATAGACGACTTCGACGAAGCGGGTATCGTCTTCTTCCTCGGAAAAAAATGCCGCAACAGTATCCTCGTGCAGGAAACCTGTTTGCGCTTCCGTTTCCGATACCTTCCGGTGCGCGTCCAGTTCGTCTCTTTTCAGCGTCCCCTTTCCCAACTCGGCGTCGACGAGCGAATTCCTCCAATATGCAGCGTAAGCTTTCGATTTGTCGTGCATGGCTTTTTCGGTCGATGGTTGAGCGACGTGGATTGCCGCTGTCGGAGGCTTGCATACGGCGCCGATGGCGAACGTCGAAGGCCGCTGCAAGGTGCTGATTGCCAGATTCGTCTGATTATATTAGCGGCAATGTGATCGCTTCGCGTGATTGGCCAATTGCGGTCGCGTACATGGCGGGAATCGGATGCGGCTGCGCCCGCATGCGCCTCGTCGATTCGGTCGCAACAGAACGAAACCAGACGGCGCACGCGAGATGCAATTCCTTTGATTGACCGCCCACCCTGTTGAACGGATACCGGGCACTTCGGCTGAAATCGCGGTTCGTCGCGTGTTCGCCTGCGGCGGCCCGTATCAACACGGATCTGCAAAGCGATGCAATTGCTTTCGAATCGAGGATTTCCAACGCCGCTTCAGGTTCGCCGAGCCGGGTCGTCGGAAAGATGTTTCAGTGCCGGCACGACCGGCAAGCACGTTCAGCCATGCGACGCGCCGGCGATCACGGAAAAATCACGGAAAAAATGACCCGGACCCGCAAAGACGTAGCGGTTGCGGGCGAATCGTCGCATCGCAGGCCAGGTGGTTCATCGACACTGCCACATCTCGTGAATGGCGGCATTCCGCCGCGCGAACGATCGCCCTCGCACGCATTTCAACGAAACGTCGATCTCAAGGCATCACGAGAAATACACATGGCTGTCGACATTCAGGCCCCGGTGCACGTCGACGACCGCTTGCTCGCGTCATCGCCTCGCAAGCGGAATGGCTGATAGCTATGCTCCGTCCAGACGGAATCTGTTCGGCGACGCGTTGCCTACGACGCGCGACCGTCGCCACCGGACGTCATGCTCGATGCTCGATGCTCGATGCTCGATGCTTGATGCTTGCCGCGTACCGGCATCGTGCGAATGCAACCGCCTTCATCGAAATCGGCACGCTATTCGGCGTGCGGCTCATAGATGACGACGGGGCATTGCATGCAAGCGGCGCTCGCGTGCTGCGCATACCACCTGCATGTGCTTCGGATGCCGCATTTCGGCAGTCCTTCTTCCGGCGGCGAAAGCACGGCCGGCTGGTTCACGATCGCGTCGGCGAGTCCGCAACGATGTCCGGTCCACTGCGCGCATTTTCCGCCCAGGCATGGGCCGAGAAATCGAACGCGGTTTTCGACCGGAACGCCGTTTGCACGGAGTCCGTCGAGCAATTCGCGGCTGATCGGGATTTTCGGGCTGATATAGGCGACGGTCCCGCTGTCCATCACCGCACCCAGCACTGCCGACGCCGACTCGGCCGGCGCACTCGGACAGGTGCCGAGCGAAGCTTCGCCCGCATCGGCCCAAGCCGCGCCAGCGGAGTTTCCTCCAGCCGGCGTCATCTCACTCTCCGATCTGCTCTTGTTCGGCGACTCTGAGCAAACGCTCCGCTGCCTCGGCCAGGATGAGCCTTCCGCCGTTCGGCAAGACCACGTTCCACGCCGGCCCCTTGATCTGCGTGGAATTTTCGCCGACGAGCGCGGTGAGCAGCGCGATGTTCAGATGCGCGGACGCGTGCGCGATTTGTCTCCCGTCCAACGCCGCGCCGGACACTGTGATCTTGAATTCGGTTGGTTTCATGGTTGTCTCCACAGGCTATTTCAGTTGTTGATGACCTGCACCGGGGTACTTGGTTTTTTTGCGCCGCGTACCGGATTAAAGCTAGTGCATTGAAACTCACATGTCAAAAATCCATTCTTTACATGATAATTAGATAATCGAATTAAGTGATTGGATAATGCATCGACGGACTTCGGCCATGATCGGCACGCGCCCGCACCGCCTCTTCGCCGCATCGGCTTGTCGTGGTGCGCTCCGAACATATCGCCGACGAGAATCGGAATACGCTTCTGTCCGGTCATCCGGATATATGCGACTTGCAGGCTCGGCATCCAGGATTCGATGCTCGTTTTCGCATCGTCGACGTCTGATTTCAATCCTGTGCGTTGCGAGACGATGCGGCCGAGAAGCAATGCGCGACACTCGGGGTCCCGACAAAACGAGACGCGTAGGCGGTTGATCTTTTCGTTGTTTCACAAGCGAAGCGAACGCGGCATAACCGCCGCTCGACGACGCATCGCCGGCACCGGTGCGAACGCCGCGGTCATCGTCGAAACCACCGCGCCGGGCGCATTGCCCGGCGCGCACACCGGTCGGCGATTACGCCGCGCCTACCGGCGTCCGGTCCGCGCTGCTTCAATTCGCCGTTGCGTCGCGCGCTTCCGTGGAAACCGCGTGCGACTCGGGCACGCATCGCCGGCGCAGTTTGCGCAACGGGCAACGGGTAACGGGTAACGAGTAACGGGCAATAGTCCGGAATCGGCGGCGCGATGCCTCGTCGCACCAGCCCCCTACTCGACCGTCACCGATTTCGCCAGATTCCTCGGCTTGTCGATATCCGCCCCCCTGATGCACGCCGCGTGATACGCGAGCAGTTGCAACGGCACGACATGCAGGATCGGCGACAGCAATCCGTAGTAATCGGGCATCCTCAAGACCGAAATCCCATTGCCGTTGTCGATCCGTGTGTCTGCATCGGCAAACACGTAAAGCTGCCCGCCGCGCGCGCGCACTTCCTGCATGTTCGACTTGAGCTTCTCGAGCAGCGCGTCGTTCGGCGCGATCGTCGCGACCGGCATCGTCTGCGTCACGAGCGCGAGCGGCCCGTGTTTCAGCTCGCCCGCCGGATACGCTTCCGCATGGATATACGAGATCTCCTTCAGCTTCAACGCGCCTTCGAGCGCGATCGGATAGTGGAGCCCGCGTCCGAGGAACAGCGCATTCTCGTGCTGGGCGAACTCGTCCGCCCAACCCGCGATCTGCGGCTCGAGCGCGAGCACGTCCTCGAGCGCGCCGGGCAGCCGGCGCAGTTGCTGCGAATAGCGCGCGAGCTGTGCGTCGTCGACGCAGCCGCGCATCCGCCCGAGCGTGGCCGCAAGGACGAACAGCGCGACGAGCTGCGTCGTGAACGCCTTCGTCGACGCGACGCCGATCTCCGGGCCCGCCCGCGTCAGGAAGCGCAACCCGGTCTGCCGCATCATCGCGCTCGTCGGCACGTTGCAGATCGCCAGCGTGTCGATGTGGCCGAGCGCCTGCGCATACTTCAGTGCGGCGAGCGTATCGGCCGTCTCGCCCGATTGCGATACGACGACGATCAGCGTGTTCGGCATCGCGACCGCGTCGCTGTACCGGTACTCGCTCGCGATCTCGGCCTGCGCGGGTATCCGCGCGATCGTCTCGAGCCAGCGGCGCGCGGTCAGTCCCGCGTAGTGGCTCGTCCCGCACGCGAGAATCAGCACGTTGTCGATCTGCTCGAACGCACGCCGCGCGTCATGGCCGAACACCGCCGGATCGAAGAGCCCGGCGTCGGGAATCGTCGCGGCCACCGCGCGCGGCTGCTCGTAGATCTCTTTCTGCATGAAGTGCCGATAATCGCCGAGCTCCACGGCGCCCTGCGTCGACGACACGGTCTGCACCGCGCGCGCGACCGGCGTGCCGTTGCGATCGACGATCCGCGCACCGTCCGGCGTCAGCTCGACGATGTCGCCTTCGTCGAGAAAAATGAACTGATCGGTGATGCCGGCGAGCGCGAGCGCGTCCGATGCGAGAAAGCACTCGCCGTCCTTCAGCCCGACGACGAGCGGCGAGCCGACGCGCGCGCCGATCAGCCGGTTCGGCTCGGTCTTGCTGAACACGGCGATCGCGTATGCGCCGCGCAATTGCAACGTCGCGTCGCGAACCGCGGACAGCAGGTCGCCGCGATACTTGCTGTGAATCAGATGCGCGACGACTTCGGTGTCGGTCTGTCCGTCGAACTCGTAATGCTGCTCGGACAACTGCGAGCGCAGCGCTTCGTGATTCTCGATGATGCCGTTGTGGACGAGCGCGATGTGATCGCGCGAGAAGATCGGATGCGCGTTGCACGTCGCAGGCGCGCCGTGCGTCGCCCAGCGCGTGTGCGCGATCCCCGTGCTGCCGGTCAGCCCGGCCGTGCGCACGTGCGCTTCGAGATCGGCGACGCGCGACACGCTGCGTTCACGTCGCGCGACGCCGTCGACCACGGTCGCGACGCCGCACGAATCGTAGCCGCGATATTCGAGGCGGCGTAAGCCTTCGATCAGAATCGGAACGATGTTCCGTTGCGCGACCGCGCCGACGATGCCACACATGACTCGTTACCTCCGATGACTTGCGATGCCTGCACGCGTCTTTTCATCGACGCAGCACGGCGGCGGCCGACGCCGTCGTGAACCCGCAGCGCGCGGGCGCGACCGGATCGGCCATCCTGCTTTCGAATGCCAGATAAAGCGCCTCCTCGAGTACGTTCCAGTGCGGACCGTGCCGATAGGGACCGGAACGCGCATGCCAGCACGCGACGGTGTTCCAGTCGTTCATCTTGTAAGCGATGAGCGCGATCAAGCCCCACGGATAGTCAGTGCCGGCGAGTTGCAGCCAGGTCTTGCCGTAGCGGTGCATCCATTGCGCGTAGATCGTCGCGTTCGATTGATCGGGCACGTGGATGCCCGACAGGATCGGAAAGATCTGCGCGACTTTCTCCGGGTAGAAGCTCGTGTCGTCGACCTGCTGCGTGCTCGCCCGGAAGCCCGATTGCGTGCCGCGCCAGAACACCTGCAGGATCGCGGCCGACAGCCGGTCGGCGCGATGACTCCACGGGCTCGCGTGCGCGTAGTCGGAGCGCCGGATGTAGTACGCGGCGAGCGCCTGCAGCGCACTGTGCACTTCGACGTTGTCCATCAGCAGCGCGACGTGCAGCGTCGGCGAGATCTGATAGACGCCCGTGCGCTTGTCG harbors:
- the glmS gene encoding glutamine--fructose-6-phosphate transaminase (isomerizing) codes for the protein MCGIVGAVAQRNIVPILIEGLRRLEYRGYDSCGVATVVDGVARRERSVSRVADLEAHVRTAGLTGSTGIAHTRWATHGAPATCNAHPIFSRDHIALVHNGIIENHEALRSQLSEQHYEFDGQTDTEVVAHLIHSKYRGDLLSAVRDATLQLRGAYAIAVFSKTEPNRLIGARVGSPLVVGLKDGECFLASDALALAGITDQFIFLDEGDIVELTPDGARIVDRNGTPVARAVQTVSSTQGAVELGDYRHFMQKEIYEQPRAVAATIPDAGLFDPAVFGHDARRAFEQIDNVLILACGTSHYAGLTARRWLETIARIPAQAEIASEYRYSDAVAMPNTLIVVVSQSGETADTLAALKYAQALGHIDTLAICNVPTSAMMRQTGLRFLTRAGPEIGVASTKAFTTQLVALFVLAATLGRMRGCVDDAQLARYSQQLRRLPGALEDVLALEPQIAGWADEFAQHENALFLGRGLHYPIALEGALKLKEISYIHAEAYPAGELKHGPLALVTQTMPVATIAPNDALLEKLKSNMQEVRARGGQLYVFADADTRIDNGNGISVLRMPDYYGLLSPILHVVPLQLLAYHAACIRGADIDKPRNLAKSVTVE
- a CDS encoding FTR1 family iron permease, which codes for MLSTAVIVFREVLEAALVVSIVLAATKGVPRRGWWVSGGLLGGVIGAALIAAFADVISAWASGMGQEVFNAGVMFVAVVMLAWHSIWMGKHGREMAQQLSSVGMAVAAGSRPLTGLAVVVGVAVLREGSEAVLFLYGIAAGDPGQTPQMIVGGVLGVLGGVGLGVGMYAGLLQIPLKRLFSVTNALIVLLAAGMASQGVGFLVSAGWLPSWGDAVWDTSWLLKESSVVGKMLHTLIGYTARPAGVQIAAYVVTLLVIALLARKVSRTQQTSAAPTQPA
- a CDS encoding AAA domain-containing protein translates to MHDKSKAYAAYWRNSLVDAELGKGTLKRDELDAHRKVSETEAQTGFLHEDTVAAFFSEEEDDTRFVEVVYRPLLYRAKVEHGKIAEQLPEWVAPIVTQALLSRDGCLLPKNDTIVPRDILQPLEAGAFSIGTVDDLDTFLTKEGGAPNMLPSDVIDDSGMQLDEFAKRWAAYLAGVHRMLDAVCGAFVFRTQQFMLVDHALVLKKNVIKGATQHIVPLYDHLRDKRPESPLFDTYARETAAEIEPCLSLDASFADRLGHSSDRFALVDAQRAALNHVLAAQDGEIVAVNGPPGTGKTTLLLSVVASLWARAALDGGDPPVVCAASTNNQAVTNIIDAFGKDFSHGDGALGGRWLPGVASFGAYMPSQQRETESAGKYQTNAFFDAIETTEYVDRARAEYLSHARAAFPGMKEPTVAAVVARLQDELKTLAGRLAAAEGHWRLLRDVEDEVANELGGDAANEMARRRQDAADKGAEARRWKTIKDGWESYRARESLIYAFFSWLSPVADKRIRLAREHLKEALRDDSFAPESLGATMSEIEAAIGEYFQEHARSRDAATLSVARGESVLLALSDAQGDFRTAAREAGLEVDGEALTLAQCDLIADTQLRFRIFLLTTHYWEGRWLLEMAQWMPAILKTKEKRNPGPSTLMPRFRRRMMVTPCMVSTFAMLPKYMRTFVAGEGGFRGEYLYNFIDLLIVDEAGQVLPEVAGASFALARKALVIGDTQQIEPIWSIPRQVDFGNLANLGLVSGESETAQYEKIAETGKAAASGSVMRVAQNASRFHADPELERGLYLYEHRRCYDEIIAFCNTLCYRGKLLPRRGRAPVSDAQAPDCLPPMAYLHIDGICESLPTGSRRNLLEAETIAAWLAANRAMLEAKYQAPLARIAGIVSPFAAQVAAIQAACEKRGIEVGRADGQLTGGTVHSLQGAERHVVIFSPVYSKHDDGRFIDRSASMLNVAVSRAKDSFLVFGDMDVFTTAAPSEPRGVLATFLFSRPGNALPFEHRPRTDLQTRDAAVSQLRDAAGHDAFLLDTLSRVKACIQIVTPWLRLDRAKEVGAFDAMCEAVDRGVDVAIYTDPQLNIGDAGPEAESRHERLLADTEAFREAGIAVTFVRRVHSKIVIGDEEIYCVGSFNWLSAARAGAYARHETSLLYRGSGLLNEILSMRKSLLQRTVTTGPFASDGRQASRRPSEQT
- a CDS encoding cupredoxin domain-containing protein, encoding MKTLQTISAFALAVFAASATQAFAADDTYNLTLKDHRFSPAGLTIPADKKVKVTVRNLDTTPAEFESDDFKAEKVIPAGKQADVLIGPLKAGVYEFHDEYHEAESKTKLTVK